The following DNA comes from Riemerella anatipestifer ATCC 11845 = DSM 15868.
GCAAAGCCTATAAGCGGAATTTCATTATCTAGTTTTTGTAGTGTGAGTTCTATGGAATCAAACACATAGCTCAGACGCTCATTAACATCAGGTATCTCTATGGCTTCTACTTGTTCCTTAGTTCTTATAGGCGTTTCTAGCCAAGGACCCACACTTTCTTTCATTTGGAAATCTAAGCCCATCGCTTGAGGTACTACTAAAATATCCGAGAACAAAATAGCAGCATCTAGCGGAAATCTTTTAATAGGCATTAAAGTAATGTCCGACGCTAATTCTGGCGTTTGGCATCTAGTGAAGAAATCATACTTATCTCTCAAGGCACGAAATTCAGGCAAAAATCTCCCTGCCTGTCGCATCATCCACACAGGAGGTCTTTCTACCGATTCTCCACGCAAGGCTTTTAGATATAAATCGTTCTTTATCATCATATTTTTATTCATTTTTAAAGTTGGTTAGACTACCGATTTTACTAGACTAAGCAAATCGTTGAGGTTTTGCTTGGTGCTAATTATAGGTTTCTGTGAGGTGTATTTTGCCACTTCCAAAGCGGTAGTATTTCCTATACAAAAGACCATTTCATCGGTTATAGAATTATTTTTTACAAAGCTACGAACTCCACTTGGACTAAAAAAAACTAAAGCATCATATTTTTTGTTAAGAGTAGGGTATAGAAGTTCGGTTTCGTAAACTATTTTCTTTATATAATTCGCATTGTGATTAGCGATGCTTTTTTCTAAAGTATCCAATGCAAGGTTGCCACAAAAGTGAACAAAATCAGGATTATCCCATTGCTGTTGAAGTATAAACGAGGCTAATTCTTCGGCATTCTTAGCCGTATGTAGAGTTTTGATGCCTTTTTCTGCAAGTTTGCTTTCAGTTTTGCCACCTACACAAATCACAGATGAATGAGGTGCATCAAAACCGTTTTTAAAAAAGCCTTCTACCCCATTTGCACTAGTGAATATAAGTGTTTTATTACGCAGACTAATCTTTTCGGTATTGATGAATTTAATTCTAATAAAATCTTTGGTATCAACCTCTAGTCCTTCGTTTAACAGGAGTTGGCGTTTTTCAGGATTGATTTCCTTAGTCAAGAGAATAGAACTAGCCATTAAAAAAGAGTTTAAAGTTCTTTTTTAATTTGGTCCATTATGGCTTTACCTCCATTAGCTAGGAGTTTATCGGCGAGTTCATTACCGAAGTTTCTTCCTTGTTTCCACGCAAAAGTTTCGTTAAGTTCAAGGCATTCTTTTCCGTTCAATGAGCATAATCTCCCTTGGAATTTAATTTCTTCCTCATTAAACTCTGCAAAAGCTCCGATTGGTGCTGTACAACCGCCTTCTAATCTGTTCAGAAATTGGCGTTCTATTTCCACGCATACTTGGGTCTGATGGTGGTTGATGGTTTTCACAATTTCGTTGATTTCGGTATTATCAGTGTGTCCTGCTACGGTAACCACCCCTTGCGAAGGAGCCGAAATCATAAAAGGTAAATGCTCATACGGAATATCTAATGCCATTCTTTTAAGACCAGCTAAAGAAAACAGCGTTGCATCTGCGATGCCGTCTTCTAGTTTTTGCAGTCGGGTTTGTACATTACCTCTGATGTCCGAAAATTTGGTATTTGGGAATTGTTTCAACCAAAAGGCTCTTCTGCGAAGGCTGCTAGTTGCTATTGTGAGTTCTTCTAGCGACTTGTCTTTAGCGTTGCTACTTCTTACTAATACATCTTGCGGATAATCTCTTTCTAAGTAGGCTATCAGCGCTATATTTTGAGGTAATTGTGTAGGGACGTCTTTAAGAGAATGTACAGCTATATCTATTTGTTTATTGAGTAGAGCAATGTCTAAATCTTTGGTGAAAACTCCTGTAATGCCTAAAGAATAAAGCGGTTGAGTTAAATTTTTATCACCAGACGAAACGATAGGTACAATTTCGGTAGCATAGTTTTTTTGTTCCAAAGCTGCTGCCACTTCCTTAGCTTGCCATAAAGCTAAAGGTGAATTTCGGGTGCCTATTTTAATGGTGTTTTTCATTAAACTCATCTATTGGTTGTTGTACAAAAATATCGTTCATTAGCTTAGAAATTTCCTCTGCTTTCATTGGATTATCTATGATGAACTTCGCAAATCTGTTGGTGATTTTTTGGATAACCTTGTTACTTAGCTCCATATCCTCTATACCTATGTATTTGTGTTTGCGGTAGAAATGGTGCATTTCGTTTTCTTCTATTTTCTTTAAAGAAGATTTAAAATGAAGGATATTAGGAGTGTATTTTCTTTTCTTTTCCCACTCTAAAAACTCTTTTCCCATTTCCTTGATAATCCTTTCTGCTTTAGGGATTTCCTTTTTTCTAATTTCTAAGGTTTCCTGTATTTTTTCAGAAAGTTTATCCACATCTATCAGCTCCACCAAAGGAAGTTCCTCTACGGATTTATCTACATTATGAGGAATAGCAAGGTCTATGACTAGCATTTCTTTACCTTCTGGTAAATCTTCTCTGTTAATAATGGGTTTAGATGCTCCTGTAGCTACAATTAGAATGTCTGTGTTAGAAATTTCTTCTTTAACATTAGAAAAATCGGTGTACGGGATTCCAAATTTATCAGCTACTATTTTAGCATTTTCTAGAGTTCGGTTAGCTATTTTAACCTTTGGGCGGTAGAGGTGTTTCATGAGATTTTCTACCGTATTTTGTCCAATTTCGCCTATCCCTAAGAGCAAAATGTTTTTATCTTGAAGTTGCGTTTTATGGTTGAGAATATAATGTACCGCAGCGTAAGAAACCGAAGCCGCACCATTGCTAATTCCTGTCTGATTTTTAATCTTTTTTGAAATCTGAATGGCATAGTTAATGGCTCTCTCCATATAGGAGTTGGTAGTTCTTTTGTAAGTTTTAAATCTAGAATAAGCCTTTTTGATCTGAGAAATAATTTCAAAATCGCCTAATATTTGGCTTTCTAAGCCTGCTGCCACACGAAAAAGATGATTGAGGGCATCTTCTCCTTTTTTGACATCACAGTATTTTATAAACTCTACTAAATCTACTCCTACAATGTCACAAAAAAGCTGTGCTACAAACATATAGTTATGGCTAGTGGTGTAGATTTCTGTTCTATTACATGTAGAAACCACAAAAGCATCACCCATATTTTTCTCATGAATTTTATTGACAAAATCCTGTATATGTTCATCAAAAAAAGCAAATCTACCACGAGTTTCCGTATCAGCCTTTTCGAAGCTAATACTAAGCACTGTGAAGTGTGCAGTCTTATATGAGCTATTTGGGAAATGCATAAGTTTATGAGACTGCAAATTTACAGTTTTTTTCTGGTTTGGTAAAAACTTTAAAGTAGAGTAAGGAAACTAAATTTCTCTAATCAAGTTATTTGGAATGAATCTTAATTGGGGTTGTCAATTAGAATTGTTGTGGATTTTCAATTAGCTTGCTTATTGGAGTAGAATATTTTTTCAAAAAACATTATATTTGTCATACCATATTAGCCTATAGAAAGTATATAATTGTAGTTATTTGTTGTAAAGGATAATTAGTGGATAAACTTGTCAAATATTTAGAAGATAATTATAATATTTCTAATGAAGAAATAGCTTTGTTAGAGCAGTGTGTTGAAGCTTATACTTACACTAAAGGTTCTTGCATCTCGTCTGTTGGAGCTATAGTTGATAAGATATATTTTATTGACGAGGGTATAATGAGAGCATATTATACTGGTGAAACAGATCTGGAAATAACAAGAAGATTTTATTTTGAAAATGATTTCTGTACCAATTGGGTTAGTTTCCGTAATTGCATTCCAAGTGTGGAATATATTGAGGCCGTAAATGATGTTTCTGGAGTTTCTATTTCATTCTCTGATTTTATGAAACTTTTGGAGACTTCTACTAATTTTAAGAATATTTACGCACATATTTTAGAAAAATTTCAAGATTATCATTTGAAAAAATTCCATTTTATAAATAATCTTACTCTGCAGGAACAAGTAAGTGATATGGAACTTTATTTTCCGAAACTGCGACAAAAAATTTCTAATAAGCTATTAGCTTCTTTTTTACATATAACCCCGCAGCATCTATGTAGAGTGAAAAAAAAGTTAATCAAGTAATTGATTTATTAACATTTGTTCATTGATTAATTGAGTTTATTTTTTCAAATTTGTGTCATTAATGATTTTAGTAGCTACGGAATTATTGTTAGGGGTGATAATCCGAAAACGTCCCACTTTTTAAAAGTGAAGCATATTGCAAAGTAGTAGGATAATACATTTTTTATTATGAGAACAAAATTTTTTATATCTACATTCATTCTAATATTTTTATTCTCTTTCGCTAATGATAGAGGATTGGTGCAGTTTCCAAAATATTCTAAAGATATGGATAAAGGATTTGATTGTAGTGCTAAGTGTTGGTTTAATTCTTGTGCAGGGGCAGGAACCTGTTCTTGTGCTTGTGGATTTTTTAGTTGTGATTGTGCCCCTTCAAACCCTAAAGAACAACAACCTAGAAATGTTAATATTAAAGATATTTCAATTAATGAAGGACAATACAAACGTATAAGCTTTTTTGCCTCTTTGTTAAAGAGTATGAATAATGAACTAGCAGATAATGTTTATAATAACTTAGCACTAATGTTGTCTTATTATAAAAATGAAGATAACGACAAATTTAATGAATACAGAAATAAATTCGTTAATGCTTTAAATAACTTAGATGGAAATCAGAAAAAAGAAATTAACCTGTATTTCATAAAAGTAGGAGCAAAGGAAAGAATTTAGTTAGTAAATGAAAAGACTGTATCATTTCATTGATATAGTCTTTTAAATTTTATCAAAAATGAGAATTAAATTATTGCTTTTTTTTCTTGTTTTTTGGAATTTTAGTATTTTTCCTCAAAACTTAGATGTCACTTATAAGATGGTTTATAGACCAAATAAAAATAATTTATCTTATATAGAAGAAGATATTTTTGTTTTAAAAATTCGTGATCATCAATCCTTATATTTTAGTATTAAA
Coding sequences within:
- a CDS encoding Crp/Fnr family transcriptional regulator, whose amino-acid sequence is MDKLVKYLEDNYNISNEEIALLEQCVEAYTYTKGSCISSVGAIVDKIYFIDEGIMRAYYTGETDLEITRRFYFENDFCTNWVSFRNCIPSVEYIEAVNDVSGVSISFSDFMKLLETSTNFKNIYAHILEKFQDYHLKKFHFINNLTLQEQVSDMELYFPKLRQKISNKLLASFLHITPQHLCRVKKKLIK
- the hemC gene encoding hydroxymethylbilane synthase — encoded protein: MSLMKNTIKIGTRNSPLALWQAKEVAAALEQKNYATEIVPIVSSGDKNLTQPLYSLGITGVFTKDLDIALLNKQIDIAVHSLKDVPTQLPQNIALIAYLERDYPQDVLVRSSNAKDKSLEELTIATSSLRRRAFWLKQFPNTKFSDIRGNVQTRLQKLEDGIADATLFSLAGLKRMALDIPYEHLPFMISAPSQGVVTVAGHTDNTEINEIVKTINHHQTQVCVEIERQFLNRLEGGCTAPIGAFAEFNEEEIKFQGRLCSLNGKECLELNETFAWKQGRNFGNELADKLLANGGKAIMDQIKKEL
- a CDS encoding uroporphyrinogen-III synthase; the protein is MASSILLTKEINPEKRQLLLNEGLEVDTKDFIRIKFINTEKISLRNKTLIFTSANGVEGFFKNGFDAPHSSVICVGGKTESKLAEKGIKTLHTAKNAEELASFILQQQWDNPDFVHFCGNLALDTLEKSIANHNANYIKKIVYETELLYPTLNKKYDALVFFSPSGVRSFVKNNSITDEMVFCIGNTTALEVAKYTSQKPIISTKQNLNDLLSLVKSVV
- the hemA gene encoding glutamyl-tRNA reductase, translating into MHFPNSSYKTAHFTVLSISFEKADTETRGRFAFFDEHIQDFVNKIHEKNMGDAFVVSTCNRTEIYTTSHNYMFVAQLFCDIVGVDLVEFIKYCDVKKGEDALNHLFRVAAGLESQILGDFEIISQIKKAYSRFKTYKRTTNSYMERAINYAIQISKKIKNQTGISNGAASVSYAAVHYILNHKTQLQDKNILLLGIGEIGQNTVENLMKHLYRPKVKIANRTLENAKIVADKFGIPYTDFSNVKEEISNTDILIVATGASKPIINREDLPEGKEMLVIDLAIPHNVDKSVEELPLVELIDVDKLSEKIQETLEIRKKEIPKAERIIKEMGKEFLEWEKKRKYTPNILHFKSSLKKIEENEMHHFYRKHKYIGIEDMELSNKVIQKITNRFAKFIIDNPMKAEEISKLMNDIFVQQPIDEFNEKHH